From one Actinomyces sp. Marseille-P3109 genomic stretch:
- a CDS encoding NCS2 family permease, translated as MIWKNAAVSTPTPTKSSSSSSSPSTSSWLDRYFHITERGSTISREVRGGIVTFFSMSYILVLNPAILSKASPPGTEAQLAAGTAFVAAIMTILMGVVANYPMALAAGLGINAMVAYTLVGTQGMTYADAMGLIVIEGVIILVLVLTGFREAVFKAVPDQLKTAISVGIGLFIALIGLVDAKMVRRGGTPLELGLGGSLQGWPVIVFLFGLFLMVVLYVRKVRGAILIGIASATVMAIVIDAFAHLGPFNDDPEKGPLNLTGWSLSEPHLIGFPVDLPSLSTLGQFSLLGSVHKVGIISVILLVFSLLLADFFDTMGTMVAIGAEGDLLDEHGNPPKTREILVVDSLAAIAGGMGGVSSNTSYVESAAGVGEGARTGLASVVTGCMFALSMFFAPLVKIVPYEAATPALVVVGFLMMMQVTEIDWGSPEIALPAFLTIIMMPFSYSITNGIGAGFVAYLVIEVAQGRARRIHPLMWAACAMFVIYFTLAPIKAILGVS; from the coding sequence ATGATCTGGAAGAATGCCGCCGTGAGCACACCTACTCCCACGAAGTCCTCATCGTCTTCGTCCTCTCCCAGCACCTCATCCTGGCTGGACCGGTACTTCCACATCACCGAACGCGGTTCGACCATCTCCCGTGAGGTCCGTGGAGGCATCGTCACCTTCTTCTCGATGAGCTACATCCTCGTCCTCAACCCGGCCATCCTGTCCAAGGCGAGTCCTCCGGGAACCGAGGCCCAGCTCGCCGCCGGCACCGCCTTCGTCGCCGCGATCATGACGATCCTCATGGGCGTTGTCGCCAACTACCCGATGGCCCTGGCCGCGGGGCTGGGCATCAACGCGATGGTCGCCTACACCCTCGTGGGCACCCAGGGCATGACCTACGCCGACGCCATGGGCCTCATCGTCATCGAGGGCGTCATCATCCTCGTCCTGGTGCTCACCGGCTTCCGCGAGGCCGTCTTCAAGGCGGTCCCCGACCAGCTCAAGACCGCGATCTCCGTGGGCATCGGGCTGTTCATCGCGCTCATCGGCCTGGTGGACGCCAAGATGGTGCGCCGCGGCGGCACCCCCCTGGAGCTGGGCCTGGGCGGCTCCCTTCAGGGCTGGCCGGTCATCGTCTTCCTCTTCGGCCTCTTTCTCATGGTGGTGCTCTACGTGCGCAAGGTTCGCGGAGCCATCCTCATCGGCATCGCCTCGGCCACGGTCATGGCCATCGTCATCGACGCCTTCGCCCACCTGGGCCCCTTCAACGACGACCCGGAGAAGGGTCCCCTCAACCTCACCGGCTGGTCCCTGTCCGAGCCGCACCTGATCGGTTTCCCGGTGGACCTGCCGAGTCTGTCGACGCTGGGCCAGTTCAGTCTGCTGGGCAGCGTCCACAAGGTCGGGATCATCTCGGTGATCCTCCTGGTCTTCTCCCTGCTGCTGGCCGACTTCTTCGACACGATGGGCACCATGGTCGCCATCGGTGCCGAGGGCGACCTGCTCGACGAGCACGGCAACCCGCCCAAGACCCGCGAGATCCTCGTCGTCGACTCCCTGGCCGCCATCGCCGGCGGTATGGGCGGGGTCTCCTCGAACACCTCCTACGTGGAGTCCGCCGCAGGTGTGGGGGAGGGGGCGCGCACGGGCCTGGCCTCGGTGGTCACCGGCTGCATGTTCGCTCTGTCCATGTTCTTCGCCCCGCTGGTCAAGATAGTCCCTTACGAGGCGGCTACCCCGGCACTCGTGGTGGTCGGGTTCCTCATGATGATGCAGGTGACCGAGATTGACTGGGGGTCCCCGGAGATCGCCCTGCCGGCCTTCCTGACCATCATCATGATGCCCTTCTCCTACTCGATCACCAACGGCATCGGGGCCGGCTTCGTCGCCTACCTGGTCATCGAGGTGGCCCAGGGGCGGGCCCGCAGGATCCACCCGCTCATGTGGGCGGCCTGCGCGATGTTCGTCATCTACTTCACCCTCGCTCCGATCAAGGCGATCCTCGGCGTCTCCTGA